In the genome of Thiorhodovibrio winogradskyi, the window CCCCATGGAGTGGGGCGTTACAGACTGCGGTATTGCGCACCAAAAGAGCAAATTCGCGAGCGGCTTAGAAGAATCATTTGGCCGGATTGGGATGGCGCGAACTTGCTTGACGGTGCCCTACTGATGGCCGAGCGCTATGAGGTTGCCTCGCTCTCCGATCTCTTGCGCCTGACCAGCCTTCTGAGTGTGATGCAACCAAGTGTTAATCTTCGTCGGCACGCAATAGCCTGATTCCCTGTGTGGCCATGAAGTGTTGAAAATTGCCGATGGAAGCGAGTTGGAGCCATGGACCGGCTACTCTCTCATAGGAGAGTTTGATCAAGCCCTGTTCGGCTGGTTCCATTTGCCTGACCGGCGAGTACTGTAAAGGAAAGTTACAATTTCGTATTCATAATTTGCTTAAATACTAATCTATTTCGAGGATGACGGCAAATATTGTTGTTCCCCTTGGATTGGATCTTCATGGAGGGATCATTGCATATAATAATCTGCTTATCTAACCATATTTATATTCACTTTTTTAATGATGAAGGAGGCGGGTTTTCAGGGTCATTTTGGTGATGTTTTGATCGGCATCATTTGAATGATAATGGCACGTTGCGATATTCCATGATGATGGCTAGCTTCTTTGTAAGCTTCTTGCTCGGGTGCGTCTGATTCGATTGACAGTCGGTCCTTAATCATTTGGCCGGGCGATTCGCGCCCATGGCTAATCTCAACTCGCTACAGGAGGTGCCCATGACAAGTCTAACCAGCCCTAATCTGCCCAGACTAAATCTGCCCAGACTAAATTCGTCCACGTCAAATTCGCCCAATCTGGGAGCAATGCTCGACAGTCAGGGTTACAGCCGGCGGGATTTCCTCAAGTTTTGCACCGCGGCTGCTTCGGTCATGGCCTTGCCCGCGAGTATCGCGCCGACCATGGCCGAGGCTCTTGCCGGAGCCAAGCGACCCTCGGTGATTTGGTTGTCTTTTCAAGAATGTACCGGCTGTACCGAGGCCTTGACGCGGTCGGCGGCGCCCAGTATCGAATCGCTGATCTTCAACTTTATCTCGCTCGATTATCACCATACTTTACAGGCCGCTTCCGGCGACGCGGCGGAACATGCGCGCGAGCAGGCGGAGGAGGCCAATGCCGGGCAGTATCTGGTATTGGTGGACGGCTCGGTACCGACCAAGGCCTACTGTTCGACCATTGCCGGCATCAGCAATATCGAGATGCTCAAGACCTCGGCGGCGGGCGCGGCGGCCATTATCAATGTCGGTACCTGCTCGGCTTATGGCGGACTGCCGATGGCGAAGCCCAATCCAACCGGCGCCGTGCCTGTGGGCGAGATCATCACCGACAAGCCCATTGTGAATGTTCCCGGTTGTCCCCCCATGCCGCTGGCCATCACCGGCGTGATCGCCCACTACCTGACGCTTGGCCAGTTGCCGCCCACGGATCATCTTGGCCGTCCGCTGGCCTTCTTTGGCGAGAATATTCACGACCGCTGCTATCGCCGGCCTTTCTATGATCGCGGCCAGTTCGCCGAGTCCTTCGACGATGAGGGCGCGCGCAAGGGCTGGTGTCTGTACAAACTCGGCTGCAAGGCGCCGGTCACTTACAACGCTTGCGCGCATCTGAAGTGGAACCAGGGTACCAGTTTCCCGATTCAGTCCGGGCATGGTTGCCTGGGTTGTTCCGAGCCGCGCTTCTGGGATGCCGGCGGCTTTTATGAGTCAGTCGCGCGCGGGCGTTTCGAGACCGGCTCCAAGCTTGGCCTGGCCGCGGCTGGAGGCGCGGCGGCGGGCGCTGCAGCCGCGGTGCTGGCGCAACGCAAGAAGAAACAACTCGCGGCCGAGCACGCCGAACACAGTAAAAATGAAGATTAGACGGAGGCGCCAGTATCTTTGACCGGATTCGGCCTTCGTCGCCTTGATTGCCGAAGTCTTGTGCGAAAACCATAACAATAAAGATCCCTATTCCACCAAACAACGCCTGATGGCGGATAAGTCCCTTTAAGGGAGGATGGTTCCGATGAGTCTCCTAGAGTTTGCTCGCGGTCCAGCAATCCACTGGTCGCTGATTATTTTGGTTGTCGGCATTCTTTGGCGGCTGCTGGGTGTCCTGGCGTTGACACGAGGCGCGGATCTTTCCCGTCCGCGCGACGCCTTTGGCAATTTCAAGGGTTACCGCACGGTCTTTAGCCGCTCCTGGCCGTCGGATGAGTTCACCACCGCGACCATGTTTCAAACCAGTGTGGCTTATGTGTTTCATCTCTCCACGCTGATTGTGGTCTTTGGCGTGACCCCGCATATTGAGTTCATCACCGGCCTGACCGGACTGGCCTGGCCTGGATTGCCGAATGCTGTCGGGGTTGGCTTTGGCGTGGCGGCCCTTGGGTCGTTGCTGGCGCTGATTCTGCGCCGGCTCAGTAAGCCCGCCGTTTATTGCTCGAATGTGGGCGATTACATCACCTGGGTGCTGGTGGCCCTGCCGCTCATCACTGGCCTTCTCGCTTTTGGTCATCTAGGTGGACGTTACGAGACACTCCTGGCGCTTCATATTCTCAGCGTCTGTGCGCTCTTTGTCTGGTTCCCGTTCAGTAAATTGATGCATGCCTTCTGGTTCGTGTTCTCCAGGGCGCAAAGCGGCATCGTCTACGCGCACAAGGGGGTACGGATATGACAGCCACCACGACATCGACACAGGCCCCCCTGTTCCCGACTTTTGAGCAGGTCTTTCAGGGCCTCGCGGGACAAATTGGCCAATTGCGCGAGATGGCGCCCAAGCCGACATTACCGGATACCGAGCGCGTGCGCCGCGCCATCAATGTCTTGATCGAGGAGACCAACGCCGATGAGGCCGTGTGGCTGGAGAGCTGCATCCATTGCGGTCAGTGCACCAATGCCTGCCACTATTTTCAGGCCACCGGCGAGGCCAAGTACGCGCCCATGCGCAAAATGGAGCTGTATCGGCGCATTTATCAGCGCGAGATCGGTCCCTTCCGATCCTGGTACAAGCTGACCACGCCGGAGATCAATCTTGCCGATCTTGAACAAGTCCAGGAGCTGGCCTATGACTCCTGCTCCGAGTGCGGACGTTGCACCATGGTCTGCCCCATGGGTATAGACACTGCCTCCCTGGTGCATCACCTGCGCAGTGCCCTGGTTGCCGCCGAGCTGGTGCCGCCCGAGCTTGCGACCCTGCATCATGAACAAAAGTACAGGCGCACGGTGTTCGGTGCCTCGGGTGAGAAATTCATCGAGCTGGTTCAGCGCATTCGCGATCACTATGAGATGGATGTGCCTCTGGACAAGCCCCAGGCCGATGTGCTGGTGCTCAGCTCGGCGGTGGACCTGGTTGGCAATGGTAATGGTCTGCTCGCCACCGCCAAGGTCATGAACCATCTCGGTGTCGACTGGACCCTGTGCTCGGATGCTTTCGAGAGTGCCAATTTCGGTCTGCTCTCGGGTGACATGGCGCTGTGGGAAAAACTCTCGGCGCCCATCGTCGCGGCGGCCATCCGGCTCGGCGCCAAGACCCTGGTCATCGCCGAGTGCGGTCATGCCTACCCGGCTTTGCGTTGGAACCCCATGGTCAAGGGCGGCGACCTGCCGTTCGAGATGATGTACATCTCCGAGTTTCTCGGTCGCCAGGCGCAGCAGGGCAAGCTCAAACTGCGCCCGCTCAAGGGGCGCGTGACCTATCACGACCCTTGCAAGACCGGCCGTCGCGGCGGCGCCTTCGAGGAACCGCGCGCGGTACTGCGCGCCATGCAGGCCGATGTGGTGGAAATGCCGGCCAACAAGGAGTTCAACTGGTGCTGCGGCGGCGGGGCGGGGATCTTTCTGCTCGGGGACGCGACCCGGCTGCGCGATGAATCCTTCCGCATCAAGCTTCAGCAAGTGGAGCAGACCGGCGCCGAGGCGGTGGTGGTTAGTTGCGCGAGTTGCCGGCTGAACTTCGAGGCTGGACGGGTCAAGAACCGCTGGAACAAGCGTGTGGAGAGTTTGGTCGAGCTGGTCGCCCAGCAGCTTGATGAAGGCGAGAGCCCCAGGCAAAGTGGGGAATCGCGTGAACGGACCACGGGTGTTGAGGAGGAGGCGACCGCATGAACCAAAGAATCGTCGTCGACCCCGTCACCCGCATTGAGGGCCACTTGCGCATCGAGGCGCGGGTGGAGGACGGGCGGATCGCCAGCGCCTACTCATCCGGCACCATGGTGCGCGGCATCGAGACCATTTGCCAGGGACGCGATCCGCGTGATCTCTGGGCTTTTGTGCAGCGTATTTGCGGAGTTTGCACCCTGGTGCATGGCCTGGCCAGTGTGCGCGCGGTCGAGAATGCGCTCGACTACAAGATTCCGCCCAATGCGGAGTTAATCCGCAACCTCATGGTGGGTGCGCAATATGTGCATGATCATGTTATGCACTTCTACCACCTGCACGCCCTGGACTGGGTGGATGTGGTCTCGGCGCTGCAGGCCGATCCCAAGGCCACCTCCGAGCTGGCGCAATCCCTGAGCAGCTATCCGCGTTCATCCCCGGGCTATTTCGCCGATGTGCAAAAAAAACTCAAGACCTTCGTCGACGGTGGCCAACTCGGCATCTTTGCCAATGGATACTGGGGCCATCCGGCCTACAAGCTGCCGCCAGAGGCAAATCTCATGGCCGTCGCGCACTATCTGGACGCGCTCGAGTGGCAGCGGGAGGTTGCCGAGCTACACGCGGTCTTTGGTGGTAAGAATCCCCATCCCAACATGGTGGTCGGCGGCATGCCCTGTGCCATCAGCCTGGACTCCGGCGGTCAGGCGGGCACCTCGGTGGATGTGTCCGGACTGGAGCGGGTCAGAAACATCATCGGCAAAATGCAGAGTTTCGTCGATCAGGTCTACATCCCGGACACCCTGGCCATCGCGGGCTTCTATAAGGACTGGTTCGGCCCCGGTCATGGCGAGGGCATCGGCAATTTCATGTGCTATGGCGACTTTCCCGCCAAGGGCTATGGCGACCCCAGCTCCTATCTGGTGCCGGGCGGGGTGATCATGAATCGCGATTTGTCGCACATCGAGCCGGTCGATCTGGATGCCGATGACCAGATTCAGGAATTCGTCGCGCGTTCCTGGTATGCCTATGGTGACGGCAAGGATGCTGGCCTGCACCCCTACGCGGGGGAGACGGACTTTGCCTTCTCGGGGCCAGAGCCACCCTACCAGCAACTCGATGTTGCCAATCAGTACTCCTGGCTCAAATCACCGCGCTGGCGCGGCCAGCCAGTGGAGGTGGGGCCACTGGCACGCGTGCTGATGCTCTACACCACGGGCCACGAGCAAACCCGGGAACTGGTGGATCGCACGCTGGCGCGCTTGGAGTTGCCGGTGGACGCGCTCTATTCGACCATGGGCCGCACCGCCGCGCGCACCCTGGAGACCAAGGTCATCGGCGACGCCATGAGCGGCTGGTTCGATCAGCTCCTGACCAACATCCGTGCTGGGGATCACAAGACCTTCAACGACAGCCTGTGGGACCCGTCCACCTGGCCAGCCAAGGCCCGGGGCGTCGGCCATATGGAAGCCCCGCGCGGTGCCTTGGGTCATTGGATTGTGATCGAGAACGGCAAGACGGCCAATTATCAGGCCGTGGTGCCCAGTACCTGGAATGCCGGCCCGCGTGACAGCGCCGACCAACCCGGCCCCTATGAAGCTGCCCTCAAGGGGCATGCCGTGCATGACGCCCATCAGCCGATCGAAATCCTACGCACCGTGCATAGCTTCGACCCGTGTATCGCTTGCGCCGTGCACTTGTTTGATCCCAAGGCGGAAGAGGTGACGCGCATTCGGGTGTGTTAGTTGGTTGACAATAAGATCGGGTAGGCCGCTAGCCTGATTGGGCTGGTGTTTGGCTGGTGTTTGGGCTGGATCGGTTGCGCGAATGACCAACCGATTGCGTCCGTTCCGCTTGGCCTCGTAAAGCGCGCTGTCGACGCGGGCGAGCAGGGAATCGGAATCGTCACCCGGTTGCATCAGGGTGGTAAAGAAAATGGGGCCAAGGTCGATTTAATTCTCAACAATCTCCAGATGCACTGGACTCTGGCGTATTGTGAGACTAGGTCGCTTTGGCGGGAAATGCGGCCTTAACGGCTTTGTCGTGCTGCTTGAATTTCGCAATCCAAACGTCGGATAGCAAATGATTGAACAGGCCCAGTATTCCATCCGCGCTAACGCGATTCGGGCTCGTGAGGTCGATTGAAGCGCCATGCATTGGTGGAAACGGGCTGTTCTCTTTGCTGTCGTTCATCCATTTTGCATAGAAGCTTTTCGATTCCCAGCCGTAATTGATTGTTGATACATGTTGTCCGTTGTGGAGCACATGGATCATGGTCTTGCGGCAATCGCAGTTGGGGTCTGAGCAATACATATCGATGAACGCGTATTCCCCATCGGGTAATTGCGGGCTTTGCTCGATTCGCACGGAGCGGACTTGATGGCGTTCGCCGATAATTTCGCCCGCGGGTATGAATTCCATGATTCTTTTTGCTACCTCTTGTTTAATGGGGAGACTTGCCTGGGACTGGACAGCTGCTCCTTGATGCTTGATTTTTCTAGGAAATGGCTCCGCTTGGCGCGAAATCACCTGTGCTGGGCCATTGCCAAGCCAGTTCGGGTCGCTCAGTGGTCAGGCGGGCGGCGCGGAATCGAAGCGGCCCTCGCGCAGCATTTCCAGAGTGCAGTCTTCCAGCCAGTCGATGCCGGCGTTGGTCAGGATACGCTGGAGTCGCGGGGATTCGGTGCCTGGGTTGAAGATGACCCGCTGTGGTCGGATGGCGATGATTGTGTCGGCGGCGGCAAGCGCGCGAGCGGGGTTCACATAAAGCGTTAAGCTGGAGGCATTCCGGGGTGCCTGGTCAAGCGCGGCGATGACCGGGATGTCCTCGATTGAGCTGAGTCGCGGGTGCACGGGGATGACTGCATAGCCGTTTTGGCGCAGCATCACGAGCGCCTGGTGGGCGAAGCGCTCCGGCTTTTCGGATGCGCCAAGAAGAATGACCTCGGGTTGTTGGGGGCTGTGCTTCATGTTGGTCTGCCTAGCCTGGTTGGTCTGGTGCCTGGGCTGGTGATTGGGGTGGCTCGATTTCGCGGATGACCACTCGGTTGCGCCCGGTCCGCTTGGCCTGGTAAAGCGCGCTGTCGACGCGGGCGAGCAGGGAGTCGGAATCGTCGCCTGGTTGCATCAGGGTCGCGCCAATGCTGACGGTGACGGTGATCGCTTTGTTGCCGAAAGTGACAGGCGTGGCTTCGATCCGTTGGCGAATGCGAGTGGCGGTCTGTAAGGCACCCTCTAGGTCTGCCTCCAACAGGAGTGCGGCGAATTCCTCGCCGCCCAGGCGCGCGAGCAGATCGCCCTGGCGCAGGCAGCCGCTGGCCTGCTCGGCAAAGCCGCGCAGCACGGCATCCCCGGCGGCATGGCCATGGTTGTCATTGATCTCCTTGAAGTGGTCGAGGTCAAAGCTCAGCAGCGCAAAGCCTGCGCCATGACGCTCATAGCGAGCAATGGCATCGCTCAAACGGTCAAGAAACAGCCGGCGGTTGGCGACCTCGGTCAGACCGTCAAAGAAGGCGTAGCGTTGCAGCAGATCGCGCTGGCGGTAGCGCTCGTCGATGTCCATGTCGATGCCGCGAAAGCCGATGATTTGTCCCTGATCGTCGTGGAGGGGGATGCCGCTGGAGGTCACCCACAAGGCCCGCCCGTGATT includes:
- a CDS encoding CoA-binding protein, translated to MKHSPQQPEVILLGASEKPERFAHQALVMLRQNGYAVIPVHPRLSSIEDIPVIAALDQAPRNASSLTLYVNPARALAAADTIIAIRPQRVIFNPGTESPRLQRILTNAGIDWLEDCTLEMLREGRFDSAPPA
- a CDS encoding nickel-dependent hydrogenase large subunit, translating into MNQRIVVDPVTRIEGHLRIEARVEDGRIASAYSSGTMVRGIETICQGRDPRDLWAFVQRICGVCTLVHGLASVRAVENALDYKIPPNAELIRNLMVGAQYVHDHVMHFYHLHALDWVDVVSALQADPKATSELAQSLSSYPRSSPGYFADVQKKLKTFVDGGQLGIFANGYWGHPAYKLPPEANLMAVAHYLDALEWQREVAELHAVFGGKNPHPNMVVGGMPCAISLDSGGQAGTSVDVSGLERVRNIIGKMQSFVDQVYIPDTLAIAGFYKDWFGPGHGEGIGNFMCYGDFPAKGYGDPSSYLVPGGVIMNRDLSHIEPVDLDADDQIQEFVARSWYAYGDGKDAGLHPYAGETDFAFSGPEPPYQQLDVANQYSWLKSPRWRGQPVEVGPLARVLMLYTTGHEQTRELVDRTLARLELPVDALYSTMGRTAARTLETKVIGDAMSGWFDQLLTNIRAGDHKTFNDSLWDPSTWPAKARGVGHMEAPRGALGHWIVIENGKTANYQAVVPSTWNAGPRDSADQPGPYEAALKGHAVHDAHQPIEILRTVHSFDPCIACAVHLFDPKAEEVTRIRVC
- a CDS encoding nitrate reductase, coding for MSLLEFARGPAIHWSLIILVVGILWRLLGVLALTRGADLSRPRDAFGNFKGYRTVFSRSWPSDEFTTATMFQTSVAYVFHLSTLIVVFGVTPHIEFITGLTGLAWPGLPNAVGVGFGVAALGSLLALILRRLSKPAVYCSNVGDYITWVLVALPLITGLLAFGHLGGRYETLLALHILSVCALFVWFPFSKLMHAFWFVFSRAQSGIVYAHKGVRI
- a CDS encoding hydrogenase small subunit, which encodes MLDSQGYSRRDFLKFCTAAASVMALPASIAPTMAEALAGAKRPSVIWLSFQECTGCTEALTRSAAPSIESLIFNFISLDYHHTLQAASGDAAEHAREQAEEANAGQYLVLVDGSVPTKAYCSTIAGISNIEMLKTSAAGAAAIINVGTCSAYGGLPMAKPNPTGAVPVGEIITDKPIVNVPGCPPMPLAITGVIAHYLTLGQLPPTDHLGRPLAFFGENIHDRCYRRPFYDRGQFAESFDDEGARKGWCLYKLGCKAPVTYNACAHLKWNQGTSFPIQSGHGCLGCSEPRFWDAGGFYESVARGRFETGSKLGLAAAGGAAAGAAAAVLAQRKKKQLAAEHAEHSKNED
- a CDS encoding (Fe-S)-binding protein yields the protein MTATTTSTQAPLFPTFEQVFQGLAGQIGQLREMAPKPTLPDTERVRRAINVLIEETNADEAVWLESCIHCGQCTNACHYFQATGEAKYAPMRKMELYRRIYQREIGPFRSWYKLTTPEINLADLEQVQELAYDSCSECGRCTMVCPMGIDTASLVHHLRSALVAAELVPPELATLHHEQKYRRTVFGASGEKFIELVQRIRDHYEMDVPLDKPQADVLVLSSAVDLVGNGNGLLATAKVMNHLGVDWTLCSDAFESANFGLLSGDMALWEKLSAPIVAAAIRLGAKTLVIAECGHAYPALRWNPMVKGGDLPFEMMYISEFLGRQAQQGKLKLRPLKGRVTYHDPCKTGRRGGAFEEPRAVLRAMQADVVEMPANKEFNWCCGGGAGIFLLGDATRLRDESFRIKLQQVEQTGAEAVVVSCASCRLNFEAGRVKNRWNKRVESLVELVAQQLDEGESPRQSGESRERTTGVEEEATA